The stretch of DNA TCGTAATTGCCGTGGTTAAGCTGCTCACCTTGCCGGACAGGCAAATTATTCATTACTGGTACGAACAGCTCACGATAATCAGGGTTACTGAGGGCAATGTTGACCTCGCCAAAGCGCACTGGCTCACCGGGCACCAGGGTGATGGTCAGGTTCCAGCAGGTGTTGACTGTGTCTGCGCCGTTGGTGTCTGCTGAAGTTTGCGAAGCCTGTGCCGCGGTTATTGTAATCTGCTGTTGTAGCCGATAGAAACCAAGTGCCTGTGCTGCCCGCCTGACATCATTACGTATTCCCGGCACAAGCCGGTTTAAACGTCGCTGGGAGGCATTGCAGCGTTCATCAGGGACACCGATATGCGCCCGTATATTATCGACCAGCGTGCCGCTGGCGCCCACAATATCAATTCTCGGGGCAGCATCCGCAGGGCTATCCGCCGCTGTTTCCTGAGCGCTCCCGGCTGCAGGGATTACAACCATGACCAAAGCCAGGATGACTGCTGTACTGCTTAACTTGTAATCAAACCACATTGTCTGGATATCTGGGCCGCGCGAGGCGAGTATTCAATGGCACAGCTTATCGCGAACGGCTGACTGATACCAGCCGCTAGCTGTCTGGCTGCGACAGAACGCCGGGGTAGACTGCTAAACCGGCTCTGTTATGATGCTACGTAACTTCACAATTCTTCGGATGAAGGAGATCAGCGCAATGACTGCACGTGAAACACTCCCCGATACCCGCCGTCAGTTGACCATTGGCAAGCAGACATTTGAATATTTCAGCCTTGCCGCACTGCAAGAAGCCGGGTTCGGGTCGACCGAGAGGCTGCCGGTAACCCTGAAGATTCTGTTAGAGAATTTGCTTCGCCATGTCGAAAAGGGTTTCGCGACGGCCAATGACATTAAAACACTGCTGCAGTGGGCTGAGACGCGGCAATCCGATCATGAAATTTCATTTATGCCAGCGCGGGTACTGATGCAGGATTTTACCGGCGTGCCGGCGGTTGTGGACCTGGCCGCCATGCGCGATGCGGTTGCCGCCCGCGGCGGTGACCCGGAGCGCGTCAATCCCTTGAATCCGGTAGACCTGGTGATTGATCACTCAGTCATGGTGGACAGGTTTGCATCTGACAGCGCTTACGAGGACAACGTCCGAATTGAGATGGAGCGCAATAATGAGCGTTACGAATTTCTGCGCTGGGGGCAGGAAGCCTTTGATAACTTCCGGGTGGTTCCGCCGGGCACTGGTATTTGTCATCAGGTCAATCTTGAATATCTTTCAAAGTGTGTCTGGTCGTCGGACAGTGAGGGTGTGCTCAGAGCTTATCCTGACACACTGGTGGGCACCGACAGTCACACCACCATGGTCAATGGTCTGGCCGTGCTTGGCTGGGGTGTGGGTGGTATCGAGGCGGAAGCAGCCATGCTTGGACAGCCTATCTCAATGCGCATCCCCGAAGTGGTCGGTGTTCGTTTGCAGGGGCGTTTGAAAGAAGGTGTGACGGCAACAGATCTGGTTCTGACCGTCGCACAGATGCTGCGTAAACACGGCGTGGTAGGTAAGTTTGTGGAGTTTTATGGCGAGGGTCTGGATGATCTGACTCTGGCTGATCGTGCCACTATCGCCAATATGTCCCCGGAATACGGGGCAACCTGCTGTTTTTTTGCGGTAGACGAGGAAACTCTGCGCTACCTGGAACTGAGCGGGCGTGATGCGACAACCATCGAACTGACCCGGGAGTACAGCAAGACGCAGGGGCTGTGGCGGCAGAGTGATTCGCAGGCCGTTTACAGCAGCGAAGTTGCCCTGGATCTTGGTTCAGTTGAGCCGAGCCTGGCCGGGCCGGGGCGTCCGCAGGACAGAGTGGCTCTCCCGGACATGGCAGAGGCGACACGACAGCAATACCCGGATCACAAGAAACATGTGGTTGCCATGGATCATGGGCACTGGACACTTGAAAACGGCGATGTTGTCATCGCCGCCATCACTTCCTGCACCAACACATCCAATCCGGCTGTCATGATGGCGGCCGGTCTGCTGGCTCGTAATGCCCTGGCCAAAGGCCTGGAAGTTAAACCGTGGGTGAAAACTTCACTGGCACCCGGATCAAAAGTGGTGACGCATTATCTGGAGAAAGCCGGCCTGCAGGCTGCGCTTGATCAGTTGGGTTTTAATCTGGTCGGATACGGCTGTACGACCTGTATCGGTAACTCCGGTCCGTTGCCCGATGAGATTGAGCACGCGATTGATAAGGGCAAACTGACAGTCTGCTCGGTATTGTCAGGCAACCGCAATTTCGAAGGCCGCATTCACCCTAAAGTCAGAGCCAACTGGCTGGCGTCTCCGCCGTTGGTTGTGGCATTTGCGCTGGCCGGCACCACAGAAATTGATATGACCCAAGATGCCATTGGCAAAGATCAGCAGGGCAACCCCGTGTTTCTGAAAGATATATGGCCGTCAACAGAGCAGATCAAAGCGGCAGTGGCTCTGGTCAGTCGAGAGATGTTTACCAAAGACTATGCTGATGTATTCAGTGGTAATGAAGCCTGGAATGCCATGCCGGTCGCTGAAGGTGCCACGTACACCTGGAATGACAATTCAACCTATATCCAGAATCCGCCTTTTTTTGCGCCGGATATGGCGCCGGTTGCCGGCGACATCAGCGGTGCACGCATACTTGCCCTGTTGGGCGATTCGGTGACCACTGATCATATTTCGCCAGCCGGTGCCATCGGTCGCTCAACGCCTGCCGGTCAGTATCTTGTTGATAAAGGGGTCGACCCGAAGGACTTCAACTCTTACGGATCACGTCGAGGCAACCATGAAGTCATGATGCGTGGCACATTTGCCAATGTGCGTATCCGCAATGAAATGCTTAATGATGTCGAAGGTGGCTACACGCGACTGATGCCGGATGGTGAGCAGATAAGTATTTATGATGCGGCAATGACTTATCATGAGAATGCGACACCGCTGGTCGTAATTGCCGGCAAGGAATACGGTACCGGTTCCAGTCGCGACTGGGCAGCCAAAGGCACCCGGCTATTAGGTATACAGGCAGTAATCGCCGAGAGTTTCGAGCGCATTCATCGCTCCAATCTGGCCGGCATGGGCGTGTTGCCGCTGCAGTTTCCTGAAGGGGTCACTCGTCACACGTTAGGGCTGGATGGAAGTGAAACCATAGATCTGCATGGGCTGGACAAGGTCACGGCCGGCATGACCGTTACCATGCAGGTGCATCATGCTGATGGCCAGGTGGAGACAGTGGATCTGCTGTGTCGTCTGGATACCGGTGACGAGGTCAGCTACTACCAGAGCGGCGGCATTATGCCCTTTGTTGTAGATAAGTTGCTGAAGGCATGAGTCAGCCGTTTCGCATAGAAAGAGACAGCCTTGGGCCTGTGGAGGTTGCCGCTGATTGTCTTTGGGGTGCGCAAACGCAGCGCTCCCTGATCAATTTTGCAATCGGCGAGCATCGCTTTCCGCGCCCCTTTATCAAGGCGTTTGCACAGGTCAAAAAAGCCGCTGCTCTGTCCAATCAAAAACTTGGCAAACTGTCGCCCGAAAACGCTGCGCTGATCGCTGCGGTGTGCGACGAAATCATTGCGGGGCGACACGCTGAGCAGTTTCCGCTCAGCGTCTGGCAGACTGGCAGCGGTACTCAGACCAACATGAATCTGAATGAAGTGATAGCCAATCGCGGTAATGAACTGGCAGGGAATGCCCGGGGCAGTTACCGACCCCTGCACCCCAATGATCATGTGAACATGTCGCAGTCATCGAATGATGTTTTTCCGACCGTAATGAATGTGGTTTGTGCTGCAATGCTGGAAGAGCTGTTGTTGTCACTGGATGATCTTCGTCAAACCCTGGCGGCCAAAATCGATGAGTTCAAGAATATCCTGAAAAGCGGGCGCACTCATATGATGGATGCCACGCCCATGACTCTGGGGCAGGAGTTTTCCGCCTATCTTGCACAACTGGACTTTGCCGGGCAGCAACTGATCAATGCCCGAGCTGGAGTAAGAGAGTTGGCTATCGGTGGCAGTGCCGTGGGCACTGGACTGAATACGCATCCGCAATGGGCAGAGACAGTCGTTGCACAAATCAGCGAACAAACCGGGCTGAGTTTCATGCCAGCCAGCAATAAATTTATGGCCCTGGCCGCGCATGATGGGCTGGTCAACCTGCATGGTCATCTCAATACGCTGGCAACAGCACTGTTCAAAATGGCCAATGATATCCGTTTAATGAACAGCGGTCCGCGCTGTGGCCTGGCGGAGGTCAGAATCCCGGCAAACGAACCAGGCAGCTCCATCATGCCCGGCAAAGTTAATCCCACACAGTCGGAAGCCCTGACCATGGTTTGCACGCGTGTCATGGGCAATCAGACCACAGTCAGTGTGGCCGGCAGTCAGGGACATTTTCAGCTTAACGTCTTCAAGCCGGTTATTATTCATTCGCTGATGGAGTCCCTGCAGTTATTGACGGGTGCCATGAGCAGTTTCGACAGCCGCTGTCTGCAGGGTCTTCAGGCCAATACCACTCAGCTTGAGCAATATGTTAAGCGATCGCTGATGCTGGTGACGGCCTTGAGTCCGTTGATTGGATATGAAAATGCGGCTCGTGCCGCCAAATATGCCGATGAACAATCCTGCAGTCTTAAAGAGGCTGTGTTGGCGCTGGAGCTGATGGAAGCTGCCGAGTATGATGCGCACATCAACCCGAGGGATATGATCAGCCCCGGCTGAGGAGTGAAACCGAGATGAGTGAAGTCAGCAGTATCAACCCTTATACCGGTAAAACTATAAAAACCTGGCCGGCCTTTGATTTAAAACTTCTGGATGCCACTTTACACAGTTGTGATCTAGCTCAGCAGCGCTGGCGGCAGACTTCGTTGTCCCAGCGTGCGGCCCTGTTGCATAAACTGGCGCAGGTGCTCAGCGAGCGTAGTGATGAATTGGCGAGCCTGGCTTGTCAGGAAATGGGCAAGACACGGCCAAGTGCAAAAGCCGAGGTCGAAAAATGTGCCTGGGTGTGTGAATACTATGCTGAGCATGGTGAGCAGATGCTGGCTGATCAGGCGGTTGACAGTGATGATGGCAATACCCGGCTGGTGTGTTTTCAGCCGCTGGGGCTGGTGCTGGCGATCATGCCATGGAATTTTCCCTTCTGGCAGGTATTCAGGTTTCTGGCGCCGGCGCTGATGGCCGGCAATGGTGCCATCCTGAAACATGCTTCAAATGTCCCTGGCTGTGCGCTGGCGATTGAGTCGGTCTGTCAGCAGGCGGGAGTGCCTGATGATCTGTTTCGTACATTACTGGTTTCGGGTAAGCAGGCCAATGTCTTGATCGAACACCCGTTGATCAAGGCAGTGACCTTTACTGGCAGCACTGATGCAGGGCGCAAAATTGCATCTGTTGCTGGTGGGCAACTTAAGAAGACCGTGCTGGAACTGGGCGGCAGCGACCCCTATCTGATTCTGGATGATGCCGATGTCGCGCTGGCCGCTGAAAAGTGTGTGACCAGTCGCCTGCTCAATAATGGGCAAAGCTGTATTGCCGCCAAGCGCTTTATTGTCCATGACAGCCTTTACGGTGAATTTGCAGCGGCCATGACGGCAGCCATGGCGAAAAAAGTGGTTGGCGATCCGATGCTGGAGGGCACTGACATCGGTCCGCAGGCGCGGCCCGATTTGTGTGATGAGCTGGCCGCGCAGGTTGAAGAAAGTATTCGCCTGGGGGCTGTGCTCGTTACCGGCGGTCGGCGCGAAGGCAGCACTTACTGGCCAACTGTACTGGGTGAAGTACGACCGGGTATGCCGGCTTTTGATCAAGAGCTGTTCGGACCGGTGGCGGCGTTGATTCGTGCCCGCAACGAGCAGGAAGCCATCGAGTTGGCCAACGCGTCAATGTTCGGATTGGGTGCGGCCGTATTCACACGTGATACGGAACGGGGGCACCGTGTGGCATTGGCTCTGGAGGCCGGCGCCTGCGCTGTTAACGACTTTGTAAAATCAGAGCCCGGAATGCCATTTGGTGGAGTCAAGGCGTCTGGCTACGGACGTGAACTGGCAGAGTTCGGTATCCGCGAATTTACCAATATCAAGTCCCTGCTTTTAAGCCCCTAGACGGAAAACACATATGGCAAAGGCCAATTATCAGGGGCAGGTAAAACACCTTTCTGATCGTTTGATTGAGCTCCAGAAACCCATCCGTATTCTTGATGCCATTAAATGGCCGGCTCGTTTTGAACGTGACTTTCTGGCAAGTGGCGGTACAAGTTTGCCGCCTGCTGATCTGAGGTATTATCAGGGTATTGATCTGGGTTTCGACCCCGATATCCTGCGTGACCGGTTTCTGAATCTGCGTGGCGAGGTGCGCCGCAAGCTGGGACGCAATGATGGTCTGGGAGGCATCCTGTGCAGCACCATCGATCAGTATCTGCTGGTCATTGAGTTGCTTCGTACCCGCGGCTCTGCAGACTTTGGTCGCTATAGCCAACAATTATACGGTTCGGCGCGCGATCACCTGCGCGGTGACCGAAAATCATTGCGACAGTTGGGTGAGAAACTGTGTGAGATTTTTTCTTTACCGGGTGCTGGTCACCTGACACGACCCTATGAGAAGAATATCCCAGCCACTGAGGCGGTCTCTATCCTCAGTCAGCGGCTCGGCCAATACTTTCAACCGGGTGACATTCGCGTCATTCTGAGCGATGGCATCGTTTCTGATGCGGCGGCGGGCGGTGACTATATCAAGATCAATCAGGATGTGGACTTCACCGAGTTTGATCTGCAGGTGCTGGAAGTGCATGAGGGCTGGGTGCATGTAGGCACCACCATCAATGGCAGACGGCAACCCTGGGCCAGCTGGCTGAGTGTCGGTTCACCACGGGTCACTGCCTGTCAGGAAGGTCTGGCTGTGTTGATGGAAACGCTGACTTTCAGCTCCTATCCGCGGCGCGCGCTGAAGGTCAGTGATCGGGTGGTAGCTGTTGATATGGCTGAGCAAGGTGCTGATTTTATAGAGGTTTATCGTTTTTTTTGTGAGCGTGGACTTCCGCCTGCGGATAGCTATAAAATCACGCAGCGCGTTTTTCGGGGAGGGACGTTGCGCGGTGGATCGGTGTTTACCAAGGATCTGTCCTATCTGCGTGGTTTTGTTGAAAATGTGAATTTCATTCGCAGCAGCATTCACTCGGGTGTGCCGGAAATCCTGCCCATGTTGTTTGTCGGCAAGGTGACCCTGGATGATATTCCGGTTTTGTACGAGCACTATCTTGAAGGAACGATCGAGGGACCCCATTATATCCCTGCGATGTTTCGCGATTTAAACGGTCTCTATGTCTGGTTTGGATTTGCCAGTGGAATTTCTGTCATCAATATGGCGCGTGTACAGAAACATTTCCACAAGCTGTTCAGTGATATACCGAAAGTAGCGCCTTTGTATGACAAGGTTATTGACTCCGCAGTTGATTGAGGGTTTTGCATTATGAAACGAATAGCGCTGTTTTTGTTGACGAACATTGCCATTGTGTTGGTGCTCAGCATCGTGCTGCGCCTGCTGGGGGTGGAAAGGATTCTGGATGAATCCGGCAGCGGACTGGATCTGAATGCTTTGTTGATTTTTTCTGCGGTGATCGGCTTTGGTGGTTCGTTTATGTCGCTGGCCATGTCCAAATGGGTAGCCAAACGCTCCACGGGGGCTCAGGTCATCAAACAGCCGCGTAATGCGACCGAGCAGTGGCTGTTGAAGACGGTGGCCGATCAGGCAAAACGGGCAGGCATTGCCATGCCGGAAGTCGCTATTTTTCCGTCACCCGAAGTTAATGCGTTTGCTACGGGGGCGACAAAGAACAGTTCTCTGGTCGCTGTCAGTGCCGGTTTGCTGAATACCATGACGCAGCAGGAAGCCGAGGCAGTGCTGGCGCATGAGATCAGTCATGTTGCCAATGGCGATATGGTGACACTAACGCTGATTCAAGGCGTGGTTAATACCTTTGTGATTTTCTTCTCTCGCGTGATTGGTCATTTTATCGACCGGGTGGTATTCAAGACAGAGCAGGGTCATGGCCCTGCCTTCTGGATAACCTCTATCATTGCGCAGCTGGTGCTTGGCATTTTGGCCTCGGTCATTGTGATGTGGTTCAGTCGGCAGCGCGAGTTCCGCGCTGATGCCGGTGGAGCATCGCTGGCGGGACGGCAGAACATGATTGCTGCGCTGGAGCGCCTCAAGGCAGGACAGCCTACGCATCTGCCGGATGAGCTGGTGGCCTTTGGTATCAATAACAAGGCGCGTGATGTTTATTCAA from Pseudohongiella spirulinae encodes:
- a CDS encoding flavohemoglobin expression-modulating QEGLA motif protein — its product is MAKANYQGQVKHLSDRLIELQKPIRILDAIKWPARFERDFLASGGTSLPPADLRYYQGIDLGFDPDILRDRFLNLRGEVRRKLGRNDGLGGILCSTIDQYLLVIELLRTRGSADFGRYSQQLYGSARDHLRGDRKSLRQLGEKLCEIFSLPGAGHLTRPYEKNIPATEAVSILSQRLGQYFQPGDIRVILSDGIVSDAAAGGDYIKINQDVDFTEFDLQVLEVHEGWVHVGTTINGRRQPWASWLSVGSPRVTACQEGLAVLMETLTFSSYPRRALKVSDRVVAVDMAEQGADFIEVYRFFCERGLPPADSYKITQRVFRGGTLRGGSVFTKDLSYLRGFVENVNFIRSSIHSGVPEILPMLFVGKVTLDDIPVLYEHYLEGTIEGPHYIPAMFRDLNGLYVWFGFASGISVINMARVQKHFHKLFSDIPKVAPLYDKVIDSAVD
- the htpX gene encoding protease HtpX; the protein is MKRIALFLLTNIAIVLVLSIVLRLLGVERILDESGSGLDLNALLIFSAVIGFGGSFMSLAMSKWVAKRSTGAQVIKQPRNATEQWLLKTVADQAKRAGIAMPEVAIFPSPEVNAFATGATKNSSLVAVSAGLLNTMTQQEAEAVLAHEISHVANGDMVTLTLIQGVVNTFVIFFSRVIGHFIDRVVFKTEQGHGPAFWITSIIAQLVLGILASVIVMWFSRQREFRADAGGASLAGRQNMIAALERLKAGQPTHLPDELVAFGINNKARDVYSKLFMSHPPLEERIAALRNSR
- the fumC gene encoding class II fumarate hydratase; amino-acid sequence: MSQPFRIERDSLGPVEVAADCLWGAQTQRSLINFAIGEHRFPRPFIKAFAQVKKAAALSNQKLGKLSPENAALIAAVCDEIIAGRHAEQFPLSVWQTGSGTQTNMNLNEVIANRGNELAGNARGSYRPLHPNDHVNMSQSSNDVFPTVMNVVCAAMLEELLLSLDDLRQTLAAKIDEFKNILKSGRTHMMDATPMTLGQEFSAYLAQLDFAGQQLINARAGVRELAIGGSAVGTGLNTHPQWAETVVAQISEQTGLSFMPASNKFMALAAHDGLVNLHGHLNTLATALFKMANDIRLMNSGPRCGLAEVRIPANEPGSSIMPGKVNPTQSEALTMVCTRVMGNQTTVSVAGSQGHFQLNVFKPVIIHSLMESLQLLTGAMSSFDSRCLQGLQANTTQLEQYVKRSLMLVTALSPLIGYENAARAAKYADEQSCSLKEAVLALELMEAAEYDAHINPRDMISPG
- the acnA gene encoding aconitate hydratase AcnA — protein: MTARETLPDTRRQLTIGKQTFEYFSLAALQEAGFGSTERLPVTLKILLENLLRHVEKGFATANDIKTLLQWAETRQSDHEISFMPARVLMQDFTGVPAVVDLAAMRDAVAARGGDPERVNPLNPVDLVIDHSVMVDRFASDSAYEDNVRIEMERNNERYEFLRWGQEAFDNFRVVPPGTGICHQVNLEYLSKCVWSSDSEGVLRAYPDTLVGTDSHTTMVNGLAVLGWGVGGIEAEAAMLGQPISMRIPEVVGVRLQGRLKEGVTATDLVLTVAQMLRKHGVVGKFVEFYGEGLDDLTLADRATIANMSPEYGATCCFFAVDEETLRYLELSGRDATTIELTREYSKTQGLWRQSDSQAVYSSEVALDLGSVEPSLAGPGRPQDRVALPDMAEATRQQYPDHKKHVVAMDHGHWTLENGDVVIAAITSCTNTSNPAVMMAAGLLARNALAKGLEVKPWVKTSLAPGSKVVTHYLEKAGLQAALDQLGFNLVGYGCTTCIGNSGPLPDEIEHAIDKGKLTVCSVLSGNRNFEGRIHPKVRANWLASPPLVVAFALAGTTEIDMTQDAIGKDQQGNPVFLKDIWPSTEQIKAAVALVSREMFTKDYADVFSGNEAWNAMPVAEGATYTWNDNSTYIQNPPFFAPDMAPVAGDISGARILALLGDSVTTDHISPAGAIGRSTPAGQYLVDKGVDPKDFNSYGSRRGNHEVMMRGTFANVRIRNEMLNDVEGGYTRLMPDGEQISIYDAAMTYHENATPLVVIAGKEYGTGSSRDWAAKGTRLLGIQAVIAESFERIHRSNLAGMGVLPLQFPEGVTRHTLGLDGSETIDLHGLDKVTAGMTVTMQVHHADGQVETVDLLCRLDTGDEVSYYQSGGIMPFVVDKLLKA
- a CDS encoding NAD-dependent succinate-semialdehyde dehydrogenase, giving the protein MSEVSSINPYTGKTIKTWPAFDLKLLDATLHSCDLAQQRWRQTSLSQRAALLHKLAQVLSERSDELASLACQEMGKTRPSAKAEVEKCAWVCEYYAEHGEQMLADQAVDSDDGNTRLVCFQPLGLVLAIMPWNFPFWQVFRFLAPALMAGNGAILKHASNVPGCALAIESVCQQAGVPDDLFRTLLVSGKQANVLIEHPLIKAVTFTGSTDAGRKIASVAGGQLKKTVLELGGSDPYLILDDADVALAAEKCVTSRLLNNGQSCIAAKRFIVHDSLYGEFAAAMTAAMAKKVVGDPMLEGTDIGPQARPDLCDELAAQVEESIRLGAVLVTGGRREGSTYWPTVLGEVRPGMPAFDQELFGPVAALIRARNEQEAIELANASMFGLGAAVFTRDTERGHRVALALEAGACAVNDFVKSEPGMPFGGVKASGYGRELAEFGIREFTNIKSLLLSP